In one window of Rutidosis leptorrhynchoides isolate AG116_Rl617_1_P2 unplaced genomic scaffold, CSIRO_AGI_Rlap_v1 contig106, whole genome shotgun sequence DNA:
- the LOC139881039 gene encoding alkaline ceramidase-like, translated as MSEGLSSFWGPVTSPEWCEKNYVHSAYIAEFFNTLSNVPCIILALIGLINALRQRFEKRFSVLHMSNIILAIGSMLYHATLQSVQQQGDETPMVWEMLLYIYILYSPDWHYRSTMPTFLFLYGAAFAVCHALFRFGIGFKVHYAILCLLCIPRMYKYYIHTDDVKAKRLAKLYLETISLASLCWLADRRFCPEISLWRFNPEGHAIWHVLMGLNSYFANTFLMFCRAQQRGWNPKVVYLMGFLPYVKIEKPKTQ; from the exons ATGTCAGAAGGTCTATCAAGCTTTTGGGGTCCTGTCACTTCCCCCGAGTGGTGTGAGAAAAACTATGTCCACTCAGCTTATATTGCAGAGTTTTTCAACACTCTCTCCAATGTTCCATGTATTATTTTAGCGCTTATCGGCCTTATAAATGCTTTGCGACAGCGTTTTGAAAAGAGGTTCAGCGTCCTCCACATGTCAAATATAATACTTGCCATCGGGAGTATGCTCTACCATGCTACCCTGCAAAGTGT GCAACAACAAGGTGATGAAACACCAATGGTGTGGGAAAtgcttttatatatttatatcctCTACTCACCAGATTGGCACTACCGAAGTACAATGCCCACATTCTTGTTTCTTTATGGAGCTGCATTTGCTGTTTGTCATGCACTGTTTCGTTTCGGAATCGGATTTAAGGTACACTATGCCATACTTTGCCTTCTCTGCATTCCACGAATGTATAAGTACTACATCCACACTGATGATGTCAAAGCTAAGAGGCTTGCAAAGTTGTATCTGGAAACCATATCCCTCGCCAGTCTTTGTTGGTTAGCCGATCGCAGATTCTGCCCAGAAATTTCGCTGTGGCGCTTTAATCCTGAAGGTCATGCAATATGGCATGTTCTCATGGGGTTGAATTCCTACTTTGCAAACACATTCCTCATGTTTTGTCGAGCTCAGCAACGAGGATGGAATCCCAAAGTCGTCTACCTCATGGGATTTCTACCGTATGTGAAGATTGAAAAACCAAAGACCCAGTGA
- the LOC139881034 gene encoding methionine--tRNA ligase, cytoplasmic-like, which translates to MEDHSNPPKLPIPGKRNVLITSALPYVNNVPHLGNIIGCVLSADVFARYCRLRDYNAIYVCGTDEYGTATENKAIEENCTPQQICDKYHAIHKEVYEWFNISFDKFGRTSSPQQTDVCQAIFKKVLENNWLSENTMNQLYCDTCKKFLADRFVEGVCPKENCNYDSARGDQCEKCGKLLNPTELKDPRCKVCGNTPRIRETDHLFLELPMLKDKLVEYINKTSVAGGWSQNAVHATEAWLKEGLRARCITRDLKWGVPVPHEKYKDKVFYVWFDAPIGYVSITACYTSEWEKWWKNPENVELFQFMGKDNVPFHTVMFPSTLLGTGEDWTLMKTISVTEYLNYEAGKFSKSKGVGVFGNDAKDTNIPVEVWRYYLLTNRPEVSDTLFTWADLQAKLNSELLANLGNFINRVLSFIAKPSGQGYGSIVPDAQGAESHPLTQKFSESVGRNVDQYVEAMEKVKLKQGLKMAMSISGDGNAYLQDSQFWKLYKEDKPSCSIVMRTATGIVHLLACLLEPFMPSFSIEVFKQLNLSPAKLSFSDENGDIDRARRPWEILPPSHKIGTPEPLFKELKDEEVELYRKKFAGSQADRKAAEAEAAATKLAEQLKKTKASDGRKRVATDGGGGKKGKSAATAKPKSNVEQEITITRLDIRVGKILKAKKHPDADSLYVEEIDVGEAQPRTVVSGLVKYIPLEEMQERMVCVLCNLKPATMRGIKSHAMVLCAATEDKIELVEPPKSANVGERVKFPGLEGEPDDVLNPKKKVWETLQPHLRTNTELIACFKDLPLTTSAGICKVASIANGTVR; encoded by the exons ATGGAAGATCATTCAAATCCGCCGAAGCTACCAATTCCTGGCAAGAGAAACGTGCTTATCACTAGCGCCTTGCCTTACGTCAACAACGTTCCTCATCTCGGAAACATCATTGGCT GTGTTTTGAGTGCCGATGTGTTTGCTCGGTATTGCCGTCTTCGGGATTACAATGCCATTTATGTGTGCGGTACCGATGAGTACGGAACTGCTACAGAGAATAAGGCCATCGAAGAGAATTGCACTCCTCAACAGATTTGCGATAA ATACCACGCTATCCATAAAGAAGTTTATGAGTGGTTTAATATCAGCTTTGATAAATTTGGCCGTACATCATCTCCACAGCAGACTGATGTTTGCCAAGCCATTTTCAAGAAAGTTTTGGAGAACAACTGGCTATCGGAAAACACGATGAACCAG CTTTATTGCGATACATGCAAGAAGTTCTTGGCTGATCGGTTTGTTGAGGGAGTCTGCCCGAAAGAAAATTGTAATTACGATTCTGCTCGAGGAGATCAGTGTGAAAAGTGCGGGAAGCTTTTGAACCCAACAGAACTAAAGGATCCTAGGTGCAAG GTCTGTGGGAACACTCCTCGCATTCGAGAAACAGATCACTTGTTCCTTGAGCTCCCAATGCTAAAAGATAAATTGGTAGAATATATCAACAAAACATCTGTAGCTGGAGGTTGGAGCCAAAATGCTGTTCATGCAACAGAGGCATGGCTTAAGGAAGGACTAAGGGCAAGATGTATTACTAGGGACTTGAAATGGGGGGTTCCAGTTCCTCATGAGAAATACAAAGACAAG GTCTTTTATGTTTGGTTTGATGCACCTATTGGTTATGTCTCAATCACGGCGTGCTACACTTCTGAATGGGAGAAGTGGTGGAAGAATCCTGAAAATGTGGAGCTGTTTCAATTTATGGGCAAGGATAACGTGCCTTTTCACACT GTGATGTTTCCATCCACACTTCTTGGAACTGGTGAAGATTGGACTTTAATGAAGACAATCAGTGTTACTGAATATTTGAATTATGAAGCTG GGAAGTTTTCCAAGAGCAAGGGGGTAGGAGTTTTCGGCAATGATGCAAAAGATACCAATATTCCAGTTGAAGTATGGCGATATTACTTGCTGACGAATAGGCCTGAG GTATCTGATACATTATTCACATGGGCTGACTTACAAGCAAAACTGAATAGCGAGTTGCTAGCCAATTTGGGCAACTTTATAAATCGAGTTTTGAGTTTCATTGCTAAACCTTCAG GTCAGGGATATGGTTCCATTGTCCCGGATGCTCAAGGTGCTGAGTCACATCCACTAACTCAGAAATTTTCTGAAAGTGTTGGAAGGAATGTGGATCAGTATGTAGAAGCTATGGAAAAG GTTAAACTGAAGCAAGGACTGAAAATGGCAATGAGTATCTCCGGTGATGGAAATGCATACCTGCAG GATAGCCAATTCTGGAAACTTTACAAGGAAGACAAGCCGTCTTGTTCCATTGTCATGAGGACTGCAACAGGGATAGTCCATCTTCTTGCTTGTTTATTAGAACCGTTCATGCCATCCTTTTCTATTGAA GTGTTTAAGCAGCTTAATTTGTCTCCAGCCAAACTTTCATTTTCAGATGAAAATGGAGATATCGATAGGGCAAGAAGACCTTGGGAGATCCTACCTCCTTCTCATAAGATTGGTACTCCTGAGCCACTTTTCAAGGAGCTG AAAGATGAAGAAGTAGAACTTTACCGGAAGAAATTTGCTGGAAGTCAAGCCGACAGAAAGGCAGCAGAAGCAGAAGCAGCAGCAACAAAGCTCGCAGAGCAACTCAAGAAAACCAAAGCATCAG ATGGAAGGAAACGTGTTGCAACAGATGGTGGCGGTGGAAAGAAAGGAAAGTCTGCAGCTACTGCCAAACCAAAATCCAATGTTGAACAGGAAATAACGATTACGAGACTTGATATCCGTGTTGGAAAGATTCTAAAAGCAAAAAAACATCCTGATGCTGATTCTCTGTATGTAGAAGAGATTGACGTGGGCGAAGCACAACCTCGAACTGTTGTTAGTGGACTTGTTAAGTACATACCTCTCGAGGAAATGCAG GAGAGGATGGTTTGTGTGCTTTGCAATCTGAAACCAGCAACCATGAGGGGCATAAAATCCCATGCAATGGTTCTCTGTGCTGCGACTGAGGACAAG ATTGAATTGGTAGAGCCTCCGAAATCAGCAAACGTTGGGGAGCGAGTAAAGTTTCCTGGTTTGGAAGGTGAGCCAGACGATGTcttgaacccgaagaagaaagtatGGGAGACTTTGCAACCTCATCTTCGCACCAACACAGAGCTAATAGCTTGCTTTAAAGATCTCCCTTTAACTACCTCAGCTGGCATTTGCAAGGTTGCTTCTATTGCCAATGGGACCGTCCGTTAG